In Melioribacteraceae bacterium 4301-Me, a genomic segment contains:
- a CDS encoding ATP-binding protein encodes MIKLVPEWASQYDEFWETIQKRNNWFIKLRYIAVLFLLSFLISSELFLEFSFSKTQIIAIILISLFITSYNIVVGIVKKNTYNERGKFNPLHLSLLQMILDVTALMFLVYYTGTIESPLYIFFIFHMIIGSIILPGYIVYLMAVFIVIIFGILILLQRTNLIATYTMNGLYLTLPEKTLKFDVLFMIIFGFAMIATVYITNKIAHELYQREKQLYNSLAALNEAEKSKEKYIIGIVHELKTPISAVHSLLDVVIKYYIGTLNETIRQKLYRAKLRNEEAVELVNNILRISKLKLLNLRTLEEIELKSFINIVIEKQSEYAKNKNISIDFIDNRNHIKTFRGDKILLELAISNILNNAIKYNYHNGQILIELYDNQNQVIIEINDNGRGIPKDELNNVFNQFYRASNIEKTAIEGSGLGLTLVKEIIEKHNGRIEIDSPSKLKGQEGSGTVVRVFLPYDI; translated from the coding sequence ATGATTAAGTTAGTCCCAGAATGGGCTTCTCAATATGATGAATTTTGGGAAACTATCCAAAAAAGGAATAATTGGTTTATTAAACTAAGGTATATAGCTGTATTATTTTTGTTATCCTTCTTGATTTCCAGTGAATTGTTTTTAGAGTTCTCTTTTAGCAAAACTCAAATAATTGCAATAATTCTTATCAGTCTATTTATTACTTCATACAATATAGTCGTAGGTATTGTTAAAAAAAATACATACAATGAAAGGGGAAAATTTAATCCGCTTCATTTATCTCTTCTTCAGATGATTTTGGATGTAACTGCACTAATGTTTTTGGTTTATTATACAGGGACAATTGAATCACCGCTTTACATTTTTTTTATATTTCATATGATTATTGGCAGTATAATCTTACCCGGTTATATAGTTTACCTAATGGCAGTTTTTATTGTAATAATATTTGGAATTCTAATTCTTTTGCAAAGAACGAATTTGATAGCTACCTATACAATGAATGGATTATATTTAACTTTGCCAGAAAAGACACTAAAATTCGATGTGCTATTCATGATTATTTTTGGATTTGCAATGATAGCAACTGTATATATAACGAATAAAATAGCCCATGAACTTTACCAAAGGGAGAAACAATTATACAATTCACTTGCTGCACTAAACGAAGCTGAAAAATCAAAAGAGAAATATATTATTGGAATAGTACATGAATTAAAAACACCAATTTCTGCTGTTCATTCACTGCTTGATGTTGTAATTAAATATTATATTGGGACGTTAAATGAAACGATAAGACAAAAGCTTTACAGAGCCAAATTAAGAAATGAAGAAGCTGTTGAACTAGTGAACAATATACTGCGAATTTCTAAACTGAAGCTCTTAAATTTAAGAACGTTAGAGGAAATAGAGCTTAAGTCTTTTATTAATATAGTGATAGAAAAACAGTCTGAGTATGCAAAGAATAAGAACATTAGTATTGACTTTATTGATAACCGAAATCATATCAAGACTTTTCGTGGAGATAAAATCTTACTTGAATTAGCAATATCGAATATATTAAATAATGCAATAAAGTATAATTATCACAATGGACAAATATTAATTGAGCTCTACGACAATCAAAACCAAGTGATAATCGAAATTAATGATAACGGAAGAGGAATACCCAAAGACGAGCTAAACAATGTTTTTAATCAATTTTACAGAGCAAGCAATATAGAAAAAACTGCAATCGAAGGAAGTGGATTAGGATTAACATTAGTTAAAGAAATTATAGAAAAACATAATGGCAGAATTGAGATAGACAGTCCATCCAAACTAAAAGGACAAGAGGGAAGCGGCACAGTTGTTAGAGTGTTTTTACCCTATGATATTTGA
- the ispE gene encoding 4-(cytidine 5'-diphospho)-2-C-methyl-D-erythritol kinase → MNSINIKAPAKINIGLFVISKRKDGFHNIYTLFYPINDLYDELSFTKSEMFIFSSNAKDLTEDDSNLIIKAKSIIEKYVKQKINVAINLKKRIPIGGGLGGGSSDAAATLISLNKLYKLNLTKEVLLSMALKLGSDVPFFLNKKSAVGSSRGEVLQEIPLKIDKPILIVNPGISISTKEAFANVVPSPVQFDYFDLVKNNSIDYQKMNEFLHNVFEDYIFANYKEIGEIKKKMYSAGALFSLMTGTGSTVYGIFNNINEAENAYNSFPKNYFRFISCPY, encoded by the coding sequence ATGAACTCTATAAACATTAAAGCTCCGGCCAAAATTAATATAGGATTGTTCGTTATTTCTAAAAGAAAAGATGGGTTTCATAATATTTACACCTTATTCTACCCTATTAACGATTTATACGATGAATTAAGTTTTACAAAATCAGAAATGTTTATTTTCAGCAGCAATGCTAAAGATTTAACTGAGGACGACTCTAATTTAATTATAAAAGCAAAAAGTATTATTGAAAAGTACGTCAAACAAAAAATTAATGTGGCAATAAATCTAAAGAAGCGAATCCCTATTGGAGGCGGGTTGGGAGGCGGCAGCTCTGACGCAGCTGCAACTTTAATCTCGCTAAATAAACTTTATAAATTAAATTTAACGAAAGAAGTATTGCTTTCAATGGCGCTTAAATTGGGTTCTGATGTGCCTTTTTTCCTTAATAAAAAAAGTGCTGTCGGCAGTTCAAGAGGAGAAGTTTTACAAGAGATACCTTTGAAGATTGATAAGCCTATTTTAATAGTCAATCCTGGTATTAGTATTTCTACAAAGGAGGCTTTTGCTAATGTCGTCCCTTCTCCAGTTCAATTTGATTACTTTGACTTAGTTAAAAACAATTCAATTGATTATCAAAAAATGAATGAATTTCTGCATAATGTATTTGAAGACTATATTTTTGCAAATTATAAAGAGATTGGAGAAATCAAAAAAAAGATGTACTCTGCTGGCGCACTATTTAGTTTAATGACTGGTACAGGTTCTACGGTTTATGGTATTTTTAACAACATAAATGAAGCTGAAAATGCATATAACTCTTTCCCCAAAAATTATTTTAGATTTATAAGCTGTCCTTATTAA
- a CDS encoding response regulator transcription factor, translated as MALIIVIDDDVDILDVSSLILKSQGHDVITATNPDDGYKIVQLKKPDLIILDVMMSEPDDGFFLANRFRKEGINTPILMYTSIPKTVGLKFDKSDVVPVDDFVEKPITPDELIHKVEFLLKKRRNSEC; from the coding sequence ATGGCACTTATCATTGTAATTGATGATGATGTTGACATTCTTGATGTAAGCAGTTTAATACTAAAATCACAAGGGCATGATGTAATTACCGCAACCAACCCAGATGACGGCTATAAAATTGTTCAGTTAAAAAAACCCGACTTGATAATTTTAGATGTAATGATGAGCGAACCAGATGATGGATTTTTTCTTGCCAATCGATTTAGAAAAGAAGGCATCAATACACCGATATTGATGTATACTTCAATACCAAAGACTGTAGGTTTAAAATTTGACAAAAGCGATGTGGTTCCTGTTGATGATTTTGTTGAAAAACCTATTACGCCAGATGAACTTATTCACAAAGTTGAATTTTTATTAAAAAAAAGGAGAAATAGTGAATGTTAG
- a CDS encoding NADH-quinone oxidoreductase subunit F translates to MTERSGNGKVIFSEYRRGEAIKKALTMTREEILLEIRESKLKGRGGAGFPTSTKWMLSAAAVADEKYVICNADEGEPGTFKDRLLLMEYPELIFDGMVIAGYTIGAKKGIVYLRGEYEYLKEQLESYLEQMKTDNLLGKAILNNKEFDFDVIIRLGSGAYVCGEETALIESLEGFRGEARNRPPYPVNTGFQGKPTIVNNVETFAAVTHIIMKGSQWFKKYGTDKSTGSKLFSVSGDCDKPGVYELPMGIRISELLKIVGAKNTKAVQVGGASGICLPKSQFERTLAYEDVPSGGSIIIFNESRNMLKVLKNFMEFFVEESCGQCTPCRIGNIKLLEGVNMIESGNYTFKYINQLKELGKTMQLASKCGLGQSSPNPFISILENFSEEIFNNSEER, encoded by the coding sequence ATGACAGAAAGAAGCGGTAATGGTAAAGTAATATTTTCCGAATACAGGAGGGGCGAAGCAATCAAAAAAGCGTTAACAATGACAAGAGAAGAAATTTTACTTGAAATTCGTGAATCCAAATTGAAAGGCAGAGGCGGTGCCGGATTTCCAACCTCCACAAAATGGATGCTGAGTGCAGCTGCTGTTGCAGATGAAAAATATGTTATATGCAATGCTGACGAAGGCGAACCTGGAACATTTAAAGATAGATTACTACTGATGGAATATCCAGAGCTAATTTTTGACGGAATGGTTATTGCTGGATATACAATTGGAGCAAAAAAAGGAATTGTTTATTTACGCGGCGAATATGAGTATTTAAAAGAACAATTGGAAAGTTATTTAGAGCAAATGAAAACTGATAATTTACTCGGCAAAGCAATATTAAATAATAAAGAGTTTGATTTCGATGTTATTATTAGATTAGGTTCTGGGGCATATGTTTGCGGCGAAGAAACAGCATTAATTGAATCGCTTGAAGGCTTTAGAGGAGAAGCACGTAACAGACCACCTTACCCTGTTAATACTGGTTTCCAAGGTAAACCCACAATAGTTAACAACGTTGAAACATTCGCAGCTGTAACACATATTATAATGAAAGGAAGTCAATGGTTTAAAAAGTATGGTACAGATAAATCAACTGGTTCAAAATTATTTTCTGTTTCTGGGGATTGTGATAAACCCGGTGTATATGAATTACCAATGGGAATAAGAATTTCCGAACTGTTAAAAATAGTCGGAGCTAAAAATACAAAAGCTGTTCAAGTCGGCGGTGCCTCCGGTATATGCTTGCCAAAATCACAGTTCGAACGCACTCTCGCATACGAAGATGTCCCAAGCGGAGGATCAATAATCATTTTTAACGAATCACGTAATATGCTGAAAGTACTAAAAAACTTTATGGAATTTTTTGTTGAAGAATCTTGCGGACAGTGCACACCATGTAGAATAGGAAATATAAAATTATTAGAAGGTGTTAACATGATTGAGTCCGGCAATTATACCTTTAAATACATTAACCAACTAAAAGAACTGGGTAAAACAATGCAATTAGCATCAAAATGTGGATTAGGACAATCATCACCAAATCCATTTATATCCATTTTAGAAAATTTTAGTGAAGAAATATTCAATAATAGCGAGGAGAGATAA
- a CDS encoding head GIN domain-containing protein, which translates to MKKTSLFFLMLIVVITGCGIWGIRGEGNLIEEKRDITSFNKINVAGAFTIDIIIKEKPSLSISAEENLLRYIKTEVKNGVLYIDTRKNISPIRSIKIYITTPQLNKIISSGANAIFVEGINNENLDIDLSGAGEIKLKGKSQNLKLDLSGVGEVNAQQLNAESVIVRVSGAANAKVYASKYLKASVSGVGSVDFYGNPEKVVSDVSGVGSIHKR; encoded by the coding sequence ATGAAAAAAACGTCACTATTTTTTTTAATGTTGATTGTAGTTATCACAGGCTGTGGTATTTGGGGAATAAGAGGGGAAGGCAATTTAATTGAAGAAAAAAGAGATATTACCTCATTCAATAAAATTAATGTTGCTGGCGCTTTTACCATAGATATTATTATTAAAGAAAAGCCAAGTTTATCTATTTCAGCTGAAGAAAATTTGCTAAGGTATATTAAAACAGAGGTAAAAAATGGCGTTCTTTATATTGATACCAGAAAAAATATATCACCTATAAGAAGTATAAAAATTTATATAACTACCCCGCAGCTGAATAAGATTATATCCTCAGGAGCAAATGCCATATTTGTTGAAGGGATTAATAATGAGAATTTAGATATTGATTTGAGTGGTGCTGGAGAGATAAAGTTAAAAGGGAAATCTCAAAATCTAAAATTAGATTTATCTGGTGTTGGTGAAGTTAATGCTCAACAATTAAACGCGGAAAGTGTTATTGTAAGAGTTAGTGGAGCTGCTAATGCTAAAGTTTATGCAAGTAAATACTTGAAAGCCTCTGTTTCTGGAGTAGGTTCTGTGGATTTTTATGGCAATCCAGAAAAAGTTGTTTCGGATGTTTCTGGAGTTGGCTCTATTCACAAGAGGTAA
- the nuoE gene encoding NADH-quinone oxidoreductase subunit NuoE, with amino-acid sequence MLVLEKNTMTEEIEKLVEKYGNLRSSLLPILQEIQSVHKYIPDFAQQEVARLLNIHPVEVYSVISFYTFLNTKPKGRYLVRLCKTISCDMQGKQAIARAIERELGISFGETTKDNKFTLEYINCLGMCDKGPAMLINNKVYTKLTPEKAIQIINEIQ; translated from the coding sequence ATGTTAGTTTTAGAAAAAAATACAATGACAGAAGAAATTGAAAAGCTTGTTGAAAAGTACGGTAATTTGCGTTCATCGCTTCTCCCAATTTTACAGGAAATACAAAGTGTACATAAGTATATTCCTGACTTTGCTCAGCAGGAGGTTGCGCGATTATTAAATATTCATCCAGTGGAAGTTTATAGTGTTATATCGTTTTATACTTTTCTCAATACAAAACCAAAAGGACGTTATTTAGTTCGATTATGCAAAACAATTTCTTGCGATATGCAGGGGAAACAAGCAATTGCAAGAGCTATTGAAAGAGAATTAGGAATAAGTTTTGGTGAAACAACAAAAGATAACAAGTTTACACTGGAATACATTAATTGTTTGGGAATGTGCGATAAAGGACCGGCTATGTTAATCAACAATAAGGTTTACACAAAACTAACACCGGAGAAAGCAATTCAAATTATAAATGAAATTCAGTGA
- the purE gene encoding 5-(carboxyamino)imidazole ribonucleotide mutase: MSMKEKPLIGIIMGSDSDYNVMKQAAEVCKEFGVPYEIKIVSAHRTPNHVKDYAVNAAKKGVKVIIAGAGGAAHLPGLTASHTVLPVIGVPVKSKSLDGLDSLLSIVQMPSGVPVATVAIDNAKNAAILALQILAVSDKILYKKLIEYKKKMESESLEKNKKLKLG, translated from the coding sequence ATGAGCATGAAAGAAAAACCTCTAATTGGAATTATAATGGGAAGTGATTCAGACTACAATGTAATGAAACAAGCAGCAGAAGTCTGCAAAGAATTTGGGGTTCCGTACGAAATCAAAATTGTTTCGGCACATAGAACTCCTAACCACGTCAAAGATTATGCTGTAAATGCTGCCAAAAAAGGAGTTAAAGTGATAATAGCTGGTGCCGGAGGTGCTGCACATTTGCCAGGTCTTACTGCATCCCACACTGTCCTGCCAGTAATTGGAGTTCCAGTCAAAAGCAAATCGTTAGATGGACTTGATTCATTATTATCTATTGTTCAAATGCCAAGTGGTGTACCTGTTGCAACTGTTGCAATAGACAATGCAAAAAATGCTGCTATCCTTGCCCTGCAAATATTAGCTGTCTCAGATAAAATTCTTTACAAAAAATTAATAGAGTATAAGAAAAAAATGGAAAGTGAATCACTAGAAAAAAACAAAAAGTTGAAACTGGGTTAA
- a CDS encoding 5-(carboxyamino)imidazole ribonucleotide synthase translates to MSKRTCIGILGGGQLARMSAFEAYKLGFEIAILEKIKNSPAGQLTHNEFVGWVDDEEVFNKFIQQSDIVTLENEFVDYQYLEHIERTGKKVLPSSKTIGTIQDKLFQKLAIRRNQIPVPNFIEIKKNYDYEMISTILGKKFILKSRKMGYDGYGNALITNDKTWKAAVERLTGRHNELMAEEFIEFQKELAVMVVRTSKEIKTYPVVETIQENHICKIVIAPADITKRIQEHAKEIAIEAVKAIKGYGIFGVELFLNRKDEVLLNELAPRPHNSGHYTLEACVTSQFENHIRAILDLPLGSTEMIKQAAVMINILGKQNSDGLIKNYNQVLKQPDIHLHFYNKETSRVGRKMGHITVIGNNKTELLKKAKQAERLIQV, encoded by the coding sequence TTGTCTAAAAGAACTTGTATTGGAATATTGGGTGGTGGACAATTAGCGAGAATGTCTGCCTTTGAAGCTTACAAGTTAGGCTTTGAAATCGCAATCCTTGAGAAAATCAAAAACTCACCAGCAGGGCAATTAACTCACAATGAATTTGTAGGCTGGGTTGATGATGAAGAAGTTTTTAATAAATTTATTCAGCAAAGCGACATAGTGACTTTGGAAAACGAATTTGTAGATTACCAGTATTTGGAACATATAGAAAGGACTGGTAAAAAAGTTCTCCCCTCATCTAAAACAATCGGAACAATTCAAGATAAACTTTTTCAAAAATTAGCAATTAGAAGGAACCAAATCCCTGTACCTAATTTTATCGAGATTAAAAAAAATTATGACTACGAAATGATATCAACAATATTAGGTAAAAAGTTCATACTTAAATCTCGTAAAATGGGTTACGACGGGTATGGCAACGCATTAATTACTAACGATAAGACGTGGAAAGCAGCAGTAGAAAGACTTACAGGCCGACACAATGAATTAATGGCTGAAGAGTTTATAGAGTTTCAAAAAGAACTTGCTGTAATGGTGGTAAGGACATCAAAAGAAATAAAAACTTATCCTGTTGTTGAAACTATTCAAGAAAATCACATCTGTAAAATTGTTATAGCGCCTGCAGATATAACAAAACGAATACAAGAGCATGCAAAAGAAATTGCAATTGAAGCTGTAAAAGCTATTAAAGGTTATGGAATTTTTGGTGTCGAACTTTTTCTTAATCGTAAAGATGAAGTTTTGTTAAATGAATTAGCGCCGCGCCCTCATAACTCGGGGCATTATACCTTAGAAGCATGTGTAACATCTCAGTTTGAAAACCATATTCGTGCAATTCTTGATCTTCCGCTTGGTTCAACAGAAATGATTAAACAGGCTGCTGTAATGATTAATATACTTGGCAAACAAAACTCTGATGGCTTAATAAAAAATTATAATCAAGTACTGAAACAACCAGATATCCATTTACATTTTTACAATAAGGAAACTTCGAGAGTTGGCAGAAAGATGGGGCATATAACAGTTATTGGTAATAATAAAACTGAACTATTGAAAAAAGCAAAACAGGCTGAAAGACTAATTCAAGTTTAG
- a CDS encoding NADH-dependent [FeFe] hydrogenase, group A6: protein MESRDDFRTPVSQQPHFVEIAKNTSAIGGLVSIQIDEKKHFVPIGTTILEACKQVGVSIPTLCHHEDLCIAGLCRICVVEIEGMKTLQSSCTFPITQPIKIKTSSPNVRKARRHIIDLMLSEHYGECYTCFRNGNCELQTLAKEYGVDSFTFGHIEKPKYEIDKSSYAVVRDMNKCVLCRRCVRTCIDLQEVGVLEAIGRGAQTHISTFLEKPLADVICINCGQCINRCPTSALRANDPSDEIWAAIDDPTKHVVIQTAPSPRAAIGEEFGLGAGHSMTGQLNTALKRIGFDKVFDTNFAADLTIVEEGTELIIRLYKALVLNDNSVKLPQFTSCSPGWVKYIEHFYPEYLDHLSTAKSPQQMFGALIKTFYAKQAKIDPANIVSVALMPCSAKKFECNRPEMQSSGYKDVDFGLTTRELAKMIKEAGINLPEMPKSNFDDPFGDASGAGLIFGATGGVMEAAIRTIAEFITGDKVEDIFENANVLNIRGFEGIRYMEIPIGNKTGPVPELIRHIVPNWDWLKNFTIKVAVAHGTANAKKIMNDIKLGGKFSECHFIEFMACPGGCLGGGGQPIPTSSEIRKKRAEAIYAEDLSLQIRKSHDNPNVIKLYKEFIKEGPCSKLSHKLLHTHYTKRGKYIA from the coding sequence ATGGAAAGTAGAGATGATTTTAGAACTCCAGTAAGCCAACAACCACACTTTGTTGAAATAGCAAAAAATACTTCAGCAATTGGTGGATTAGTATCAATTCAAATTGATGAAAAAAAACATTTCGTTCCTATTGGAACAACTATTTTAGAAGCGTGTAAACAAGTTGGGGTTAGTATTCCAACTTTATGTCATCATGAAGATTTATGTATTGCAGGGCTTTGCCGCATTTGTGTAGTTGAAATTGAAGGCATGAAAACTTTGCAATCATCTTGTACTTTCCCAATAACACAACCAATAAAAATTAAGACTTCATCACCAAATGTTAGAAAAGCAAGGCGGCATATTATTGATCTTATGTTGAGTGAACATTATGGTGAATGTTATACTTGTTTTAGAAATGGCAACTGTGAACTGCAAACATTAGCAAAAGAATATGGGGTCGATTCTTTCACTTTTGGTCACATTGAAAAGCCGAAATACGAAATCGATAAATCATCCTATGCAGTTGTTAGGGATATGAATAAATGCGTACTTTGTAGAAGATGCGTGAGAACTTGTATTGATTTACAAGAAGTTGGTGTATTGGAGGCTATTGGACGAGGTGCTCAAACTCATATTTCTACATTTTTGGAAAAACCGTTGGCAGATGTCATTTGTATTAATTGTGGCCAGTGTATTAATAGATGTCCAACATCTGCATTAAGAGCAAACGATCCATCAGATGAGATTTGGGCTGCAATTGATGACCCTACTAAACATGTTGTAATTCAAACCGCACCATCTCCTCGAGCAGCTATTGGAGAAGAATTTGGATTGGGCGCAGGGCATTCTATGACTGGACAGTTAAATACTGCGTTAAAAAGAATTGGTTTTGATAAAGTCTTCGATACAAATTTTGCTGCTGACTTAACAATTGTTGAGGAGGGTACAGAATTAATTATTCGTTTATATAAAGCATTAGTATTAAACGATAATTCAGTTAAACTGCCTCAATTTACGTCCTGCTCTCCAGGTTGGGTAAAATATATTGAGCATTTTTATCCAGAATATTTAGACCACCTAAGCACTGCAAAATCGCCTCAGCAAATGTTTGGTGCATTGATAAAAACTTTCTATGCTAAACAAGCTAAAATTGACCCTGCTAATATTGTATCCGTTGCTCTTATGCCTTGTTCTGCTAAAAAGTTTGAATGCAACAGGCCAGAAATGCAGAGCTCAGGTTATAAAGATGTTGATTTTGGTTTAACCACAAGAGAGCTTGCAAAAATGATTAAAGAAGCCGGAATCAATTTACCAGAAATGCCTAAATCAAATTTTGATGATCCTTTTGGAGATGCATCCGGTGCTGGGTTAATCTTTGGTGCTACAGGCGGCGTAATGGAAGCAGCTATAAGAACAATAGCAGAGTTTATAACTGGGGATAAAGTCGAAGATATTTTTGAAAATGCTAATGTGCTAAACATTCGAGGCTTTGAAGGAATTAGATATATGGAAATTCCAATTGGTAATAAAACAGGACCAGTGCCTGAGTTGATTAGACATATAGTGCCAAATTGGGACTGGCTTAAAAATTTTACTATAAAAGTTGCTGTTGCTCATGGTACAGCAAACGCAAAAAAAATTATGAATGATATAAAGCTTGGTGGAAAATTCAGTGAGTGCCATTTTATTGAGTTCATGGCATGCCCTGGCGGTTGCCTTGGAGGTGGTGGGCAACCAATTCCTACTTCATCAGAAATAAGAAAGAAAAGAGCAGAAGCTATTTACGCCGAAGATTTATCTTTACAAATAAGAAAATCTCACGATAATCCCAATGTTATTAAACTTTATAAAGAATTTATTAAAGAAGGACCTTGCAGCAAACTTTCACATAAACTTTTGCATACACATTATACTAAAAGAGGAAAGTATATTGCTTAA